In Candidatus Hydrogenedentota bacterium, the genomic stretch CAAGGAGGACCTCGGTTTCCTGCGGCGTATTTGCGGTTACCACAGCCATTTCTTCGAGCGTGTGCAGGGCGCGGCTTGCCTCGTTGTTATCGAGCGCGATCCGGGCCAGGGCCACCTTCCCTGCAACCGCCTGCGGCGTTCCTGGAAACTTGGACGCCAGACGCTCGAACGCATCTCTAGCGTCACCGGGATAGCCGGCTTTCAAGAACTGATTGCCCGCCATGAGGAGGCTTTCCGGAGTGCTCAAGCTGGTTTCCTCAGCACCCAGAAGTACTTCCGCCGCCCCGCGGCTGTCGCCGGTGAGTTCACGCATTCTGGCATACTGAAGCAGAACTTTTGGGTCTTTGGGATGTTCGTGCGCCGCTTCTGAAGCGATTCTCAGGGCATCGTCGCGGCGTCCCAGCAGGTCCAGAACTTCCGTAAGTTCGATATACGCTTGCGAGGCGGACCCGCTCTCCGGGAAAAAGCGGATAATGTCCCTGAGGGCATCTTGCGCCTCCTGCATCTGATTCGTGGCCCGGTAGGCGCCCGCAAGCATCAACAGGATGTTGTCGTTCCCCTCGCTGGTAGTGCCCGATTGCAGGCGCCGCCTGAGCAGCTCGATAGCCGCCGGATAATCGCCCCGGTCCAAGGCCATGCGCCCCAAGGCGGCACAGGCTTGGGCGCCCCAAACCGTGTGCTTGTTTGCCTCGGCAACCTGGATGAGCAGCGCTTCTCCCTCGTCCTGCCTGCCCAAACGCGCCAAGGCTTCACCGAGGAGGATCTTGCCCTCCGCGGCCTGCTTCGCCTCCGGATACTCCCTCACGAGCTGTTCCAAGTGTTCAGCAGCCTTCTGATACCGCTCTGCCCCCAGTGCGAGACGGCCGGCCCGCAGAAGCAGCGCCGGTTTATCTGGCAGGGCTTGGTAATCCGACAGGATTTGGGCGTAGATGTCGTACGCGGCAAGGGGGATCCCCACCCGCTCGTACAGGTCTGCCTTCCACTGTAGGACTTTGGGCGCTTCCGGATGGGTGTGTGAATTCGCCAGGAACGTGTCGATATAGCTGTTGACAAGCTCGATGTCAAACTGAGTAGCGTTCGGTCCTAATGAACGATAAGCCGCCTCGATGCGCATCAACTCCACTTGGGTGCGCAAAGGGCTCGGCGGCGCTTCGCGCGCCGGACCTTCGAGCACCCGGCGCGCCCCCGCGTAGTCCCCCGATTTCATCAAGCCGTTGGCGTTCTCGATAGTCTGCTGGAGCCCATGTGTCTTCGAGACGTCCGGCACCTCCAAATCGGGAACCTGCGTCTGGTAATTCGACAGAAGAACATAGGCCGTCGCCCCAAAAACCAAGCCAGCGGCCAAAGACAACCCCGCTTTAGCCAGCAAGGAAGGCGGCACACGCGGCAGCACACGTCGCCTCGTGCGTCTGCGCGTTTCGGGAACCGGCAAAGCCGCTGGCCCGGATTCCGGGACTATCCCAGCCGCCTTGACCTTCTCGGGCGCGGCCTTCTCCGGCGGGCTCGCGGGGCGGTTCAGGAGCGCGTTGATCGCCGCCTGGGCGGCTTCGTCCGTATCTGGCCGCTGCTGAACCGTCCCGGCCGCAGCGAGGTTTTCCGAACCGACATCGTGCCCTCCCTCATCGACCTTGTCCGCGTCTGCCCACGGAACAGCACTTAATTCGCGGGGTTGCGCGATATCTTCTTCCACGGAAGGCGGTGTGAGCGTCTCAGCAGGTTGTTCGGAGGAAGCAGCTAACGGCATGTCCATGTCGCCGGTCGCGCCCCCTCGAGCCTCGGGAAGAACGGCGTC encodes the following:
- a CDS encoding tetratricopeptide repeat protein, producing the protein MTDKPSENRDERGTSPLGEMIAPLEEGPVTPARDIPPAAEPPEPHTFVSEGDTLEVSEPAGSGAVSSKPSDSSDMDEIIASLVGEQDDLSIEISALEGTSVEPQQEVSQPDQPEEKKVPQVFSRDSLDALLAEIPVSEVTQESKESLLQESPVGSLAEAAQSETGELSEHLPGGVVVQRTPAPQDAADQAEPGFVLEQIDKSFAEQGDGPGARAGDEWESLVDGFRPETETPSDVATAPGAVGQTVPLVTEEELNRVLAGEDSEQPLDHQTLDAVLPEARGGATGDMDMPLAASSEQPAETLTPPSVEEDIAQPRELSAVPWADADKVDEGGHDVGSENLAAAGTVQQRPDTDEAAQAAINALLNRPASPPEKAAPEKVKAAGIVPESGPAALPVPETRRRTRRRVLPRVPPSLLAKAGLSLAAGLVFGATAYVLLSNYQTQVPDLEVPDVSKTHGLQQTIENANGLMKSGDYAGARRVLEGPAREAPPSPLRTQVELMRIEAAYRSLGPNATQFDIELVNSYIDTFLANSHTHPEAPKVLQWKADLYERVGIPLAAYDIYAQILSDYQALPDKPALLLRAGRLALGAERYQKAAEHLEQLVREYPEAKQAAEGKILLGEALARLGRQDEGEALLIQVAEANKHTVWGAQACAALGRMALDRGDYPAAIELLRRRLQSGTTSEGNDNILLMLAGAYRATNQMQEAQDALRDIIRFFPESGSASQAYIELTEVLDLLGRRDDALRIASEAAHEHPKDPKVLLQYARMRELTGDSRGAAEVLLGAEETSLSTPESLLMAGNQFLKAGYPGDARDAFERLASKFPGTPQAVAGKVALARIALDNNEASRALHTLEEMAVVTANTPQETEVLLALGDMYQELGLPKRAADAYRTAASRSSDPEVLAKAAMALYAAGAWPEGNEVSQRLDIRSLTAPTAYNFLLEYGHAMLRSDSRRALELMEQAHADYAEQRTVPQTRRLLETCLALDQPAKALTLVEELSLKVEPASAEAFREIAIACGDYAIHHEDYATAAAAYEKAVEAKGQETQNVYWARLQLANALYALGKTEESRLLLQSVAASTSSWAPEAKLELDNMDFQGRLKGEQKPAAETEG